From the genome of Equus asinus isolate D_3611 breed Donkey chromosome 24, EquAss-T2T_v2, whole genome shotgun sequence, one region includes:
- the TPBG gene encoding trophoblast glycoprotein: MPGGRSRGPAAGDGRLRLARLALLLLGWVSSPALTPSAASSTSPAPSPASAASAPPPPPGRCPPPCECSEAARTVKCVNRNLTEVPAELPPYVRNLFLTGAQLAVLPAAAFARRPPLAELAALNLSGSRLEEVRAGAFEHLPSLRQLDLSHNPLARLSPFAFSGSNASVSAPSPLLELMLNHIVPPAKELQNRSFEGIVATALRAGHALRGLRRLELASNHLLYLPRDLLAHLPGLRHLDLRDNSLVSLTHVSFRNLTHLESLHLEDNALKVLHNGTLAELQGLPHVRVFLDNNPWVCDCHMVDMVAWLKETEVVQGKARLTCAFPEKMRNRVLLELNSSDLDCDPILPPSLQTSYVFLGIVLALIGAIFLLVLYLNRKGIKKWMHNIRDACRDHMEGYHYRYEINADPRLTNLSSNSDV, encoded by the coding sequence ATGCCTGGGGGGCGCTCCCGGGGCCCCGCCGCCGGGGACGGGCGGCTGCGGCTGGCGCGCCTGGCGCTGCTGCTCCTGGGCTGGGTCTCCTCGCCCGCGCTCACCCCCTCGGcggcctcctccacctccccggcgccgTCCCCGGCCTCCGCCGCgtccgccccgccgccgccgcccggccgaTGCCCCCCACCGTGCGAGTGCTCCGAGGCGGCGCGCACCGTCAAGTGCGTCAACCGCAACCTGACCGAGGTGCCCGCCGAGCTGCCCCCCTACGTGCGCAACCTCTTCCTCACCGGCGCCCAGCTGGCCGTGCTCCCCGCCGCCGCCTTCGCCCGCCGGCCGCCGCTGGCCGAGCTGGCGGCGCTCAACCTCAGCGGCAGCCGCCTGGAGGAGGTGCGCGCCGGCGCCTTCGAGCATCTGCCCAGCCTGCGCCAGCTCGACCTCAGCCACAACCCGCTGGCCCGCCTCAGCCCCTTCGCCTTCTCGGGCAGCAACGCCAGCGTCTcggcccccagccccctgctgGAACTGATGCTCAACCACATCGTGCCCCCTGCCAAAGAGCTGCAGAACCGGAGCTTCGAGGGCATAGTGGCGACCGCCCTGCGAGCGGGCCACGCGCTGCGCGGCCTCCGCCGCCTGGAGCTGGCCAGCAACCACCTCCTCTACCTGCCCCGGGACCTCCTGGCCCACCTGCCTGGCCTCAGGCACCTGGACCTGCGCGACAACTCCCTGGTGAGCCTGACCCACGTGTCCTTCCGCAACCTGACACACTTAGAAAGCCTCCACCTGGAGGACAACGCCCTCAAGGTCCTCCACAACGGCACGCTGGCAGAGTTGCAAGGCCTGCCCCACGTCAGGGTCTTCCTGGACAACAATCCCTGGGTGTGCGACTGCCACATGGTGGACATGGTGGCCTGGCTCAAGGAGACAGAGGTAGTGCAGGGCAAAGCCAGGCTCACCTGTGCCTTCCCGGAAAAAATGAGGAATCGGGTCCTCTTGGAACTCAACAGCTCCGACCTGGACTGTGACCCTATCCTTCCACCATCCTTGCAGACTTCTTACGTCTTCCTAGGTATTGTCTTAGCCCTGATAGGTGCCATTTTCCTGCTCGTTTTGTATTTGAACCGCAAGGGGATAAAAAAGTGGATGCATAACATCAGAGACGCCTGCAGAGATCACATGGAAGGGTATCATTACAGATACGAAATCAATGCGGACCCCAGGTTAACAAACCTCAGTTCTAATTCGGATGTCTGA